In Treponema primitia ZAS-1, the following proteins share a genomic window:
- a CDS encoding helix-turn-helix transcriptional regulator, with amino-acid sequence MTETISIQERPLNIDQASEFLNFKKSYLYKLVCSGKVPCYRPGGKRVFFKLSDLQEYVYRHRQSADYEIREEAERIINEK; translated from the coding sequence ATGACCGAAACAATTTCAATTCAAGAAAGGCCGCTGAACATTGATCAAGCGTCCGAATTTCTCAACTTCAAAAAGAGCTATCTTTACAAATTGGTATGCTCTGGAAAAGTTCCTTGTTACCGTCCAGGTGGCAAGCGTGTATTTTTCAAATTATCCGATTTGCAAGAATACGTCTATCGACATCGGCAATCTGCGGATTATGAGATAAGGGAAGAGGCGGAGAGGATTATAAATGAAAAATGA
- a CDS encoding tyrosine-type recombinase/integrase: MGIYVREKKGRLYLDFYWNGKRHWEKTGLTIGSDSVKNKAARQTAEMIRADKERQLVEEENGLLDTTGGKKTLLAFTKEQAQGLGTGDHVYRLVKYLEGFDSEIRVRAVSPQWVDSFKKYLATCPIPKRANAKKENDNPGIISKRTQSHLFKALSQILTLAVRDRIIPSSPAESVKGITVPEKIMDYLEAHELQTLAGTPLKGPLGLEIKKAFIFACLTGLRISDLRVLTWGQVSRTKQQIQKIQEKTGRVVTIPLTDAAMEIIKTPDIPRHDSRVFPLLAETGTDTNKTLLKWSAAAGINKKIGWHTARRTNATLLLEAGTDIATVSRLLGQSGVGVTLRYAQSTDKVRKQAVNGLPSIEINEGGK, translated from the coding sequence ATGGGAATTTATGTCAGAGAAAAAAAGGGTCGTTTATACCTGGATTTTTATTGGAACGGGAAGCGGCATTGGGAAAAAACAGGGCTTACTATCGGGTCGGATTCAGTTAAAAACAAAGCAGCTCGACAGACTGCGGAGATGATACGGGCAGATAAGGAACGGCAGCTTGTGGAAGAAGAAAACGGACTTCTTGACACCACCGGGGGCAAGAAAACCCTTCTTGCTTTTACGAAGGAACAAGCCCAGGGATTAGGGACCGGGGATCACGTCTACCGCCTTGTAAAATATCTTGAGGGCTTTGACAGCGAGATTCGGGTTCGGGCTGTCAGTCCTCAATGGGTCGATAGTTTCAAAAAATATCTGGCGACCTGCCCAATTCCTAAACGTGCCAATGCCAAAAAAGAAAACGATAATCCGGGAATTATTTCAAAAAGAACCCAAAGCCATTTATTTAAAGCATTATCGCAAATTTTAACCCTTGCGGTTCGGGATCGGATTATTCCGAGTAGCCCCGCTGAATCTGTTAAGGGGATCACGGTCCCGGAAAAAATAATGGACTACTTGGAAGCTCACGAATTGCAAACACTGGCAGGGACCCCCCTTAAAGGACCGTTAGGACTGGAAATCAAAAAAGCGTTTATCTTTGCTTGCCTAACAGGGTTAAGAATTTCCGATTTACGGGTCTTGACCTGGGGGCAGGTTTCCCGGACTAAACAGCAGATTCAAAAAATCCAGGAAAAGACGGGGCGGGTCGTAACCATCCCCTTGACCGATGCCGCAATGGAGATAATCAAAACCCCGGATATTCCCCGGCATGATTCAAGGGTATTCCCTTTACTGGCGGAAACCGGAACGGATACGAATAAAACTCTTTTGAAGTGGTCCGCTGCCGCAGGGATTAACAAAAAAATCGGGTGGCATACGGCCCGTAGGACAAATGCAACCCTACTGCTTGAAGCCGGGACCGACATTGCAACGGTAAGCCGTCTATTAGGGCAAAGTGGGGTGGGGGTAACTCTACGATATGCCCAGTCCACCGATAAGGTCAGGAAACAAGCGGTGAACGGTCTGCCGTCTATTGAAATTAACGAAGGGGGGAAATAA
- a CDS encoding AAA family ATPase, which translates to MIPRNIETQDSLIGAFLEGLPVPDFVTSEMFTGFYQKAFIEIARLKKKGFVIINNELLIKNCGFGVQESDRLKKMVGGYSFVKDNQEIYFNALLDDFNKFKTWETLTLFKERIEKDSSVSRQELEDGLNAIAETIRSKPLGSTGGGSIKDLLQKEFPSITWAVPGLIRQGLTILVGAQKLGKSWLVLCMGLAVSSGGFVLGKIKVEKMKVLYVTLEDTPQDLQERLLSLGATGNEDFLYETKMTGSTELRAYIKKNPGIKMIIIDTFGKFLSIQDGNDYNEVVRTASSLKAIADEFSICVIAIHHTKKGGGDSSDWTEMVLGSQGLSATADQTMLLKRKRGESKAELLLTGRRVRDDLVYELEFDSAVGSWAISDEKEFKTETRLNETQSAIIDLLQAEARTFTVSEIAKALNRAKSGVSAQAKKLSDLGLIENLYMGQYRLKPPDTPQNRSFSSVPQGIVNSVNGERAENPPAESPKDIILKTLTELDPEIVTIADLSGLVNLPSEQVESYCIELADSGSVTRHENGYSALGLF; encoded by the coding sequence ATGATCCCCCGAAATATCGAAACTCAGGATTCTCTGATAGGCGCTTTTCTGGAAGGACTCCCGGTCCCGGATTTTGTGACCTCCGAGATGTTCACCGGATTTTACCAAAAGGCTTTTATAGAGATTGCAAGACTCAAAAAGAAAGGGTTTGTAATAATCAATAACGAACTTCTTATAAAAAATTGTGGGTTTGGGGTCCAGGAATCCGACCGTCTGAAAAAAATGGTGGGCGGTTACTCTTTCGTAAAGGACAACCAAGAAATTTATTTCAATGCCTTGCTAGACGATTTTAATAAGTTCAAAACCTGGGAAACCCTTACCTTATTCAAAGAACGCATTGAAAAGGATAGCTCCGTATCACGTCAGGAACTTGAGGACGGCTTAAATGCGATCGCCGAAACAATACGCAGTAAACCTTTAGGCAGTACGGGTGGCGGGAGTATTAAGGATCTGTTGCAAAAAGAATTCCCCTCAATTACCTGGGCTGTTCCTGGGCTTATTCGGCAGGGATTAACAATCCTGGTGGGGGCGCAAAAGCTGGGTAAAAGCTGGCTTGTACTTTGCATGGGTCTTGCGGTTTCGTCTGGCGGTTTTGTTTTGGGCAAGATCAAGGTCGAGAAAATGAAAGTTCTTTATGTAACCCTAGAGGACACCCCACAAGATTTACAGGAACGGCTATTGAGTTTAGGGGCAACCGGGAATGAAGATTTTCTGTATGAAACTAAAATGACCGGGTCAACGGAGTTACGAGCCTATATCAAAAAAAATCCCGGAATAAAAATGATAATCATTGATACATTCGGGAAGTTCCTAAGCATTCAAGACGGCAATGATTACAATGAAGTGGTGAGAACGGCAAGTTCTCTAAAAGCCATAGCAGATGAATTTTCTATCTGTGTAATCGCTATTCACCATACCAAAAAGGGCGGCGGTGACAGTTCGGATTGGACGGAAATGGTTCTTGGCAGTCAAGGATTATCCGCAACGGCAGATCAGACCATGCTATTAAAACGTAAGCGGGGAGAATCAAAAGCTGAATTGCTTTTAACCGGGCGACGGGTCAGAGACGATCTTGTTTACGAATTAGAATTTGATTCCGCTGTGGGTTCCTGGGCAATCTCCGACGAAAAGGAGTTTAAGACCGAAACCCGGCTAAATGAAACCCAATCGGCAATTATCGATTTACTGCAAGCAGAAGCCAGAACCTTCACGGTCTCTGAAATCGCCAAAGCATTGAACAGGGCGAAGTCTGGTGTTTCGGCGCAAGCTAAAAAGCTGTCGGATTTAGGGCTAATCGAAAATTTGTATATGGGCCAATACAGACTCAAGCCTCCGGATACACCCCAAAACCGTTCGTTCAGTTCAGTTCCCCAAGGGATTGTGAACAGTGTGAACGGTGAACGGGCTGAAAATCCCCCAGCAGAATCCCCTAAAGACATTATCTTAAAAACTTTAACAGAGCTTGACCCCGAAATAGTTACTATTGCGGATTTATCTGGGCTAGTAAATCTACCCTCTGAACAAGTTGAATCTTACTGCATTGAACTTGCGGATAGTGGTTCGGTGACCCGGCATGAAAATGGCTATTCCGCATTGGGGTTATTCTAA
- a CDS encoding VRR-NUC domain-containing protein codes for MSNTPESKVLRACLKFLEDMGFYVWRNGVGAVQIRPGQFYRFGKPGSSDILGVLPGGKILAVECKADKGRLSDNQKEFLKAVESLGGVVVVAKGTKDVEKILHERGYLKAGLLNFD; via the coding sequence ATGTCAAATACACCGGAAAGTAAGGTTTTAAGGGCTTGTTTGAAGTTTTTAGAGGATATGGGTTTTTATGTATGGCGCAATGGCGTGGGAGCGGTCCAGATTCGGCCCGGACAGTTTTACAGATTCGGTAAACCGGGGAGTTCTGACATTCTTGGAGTTCTTCCTGGTGGAAAAATACTGGCGGTTGAATGTAAAGCAGACAAGGGGCGGCTGTCTGATAATCAAAAAGAATTCTTAAAGGCCGTTGAAAGTTTGGGAGGTGTTGTCGTTGTTGCCAAGGGAACAAAAGACGTTGAAAAAATCTTACATGAAAGGGGGTACTTAAAAGCCGGACTATTGAACTTTGATTAA